A window of the Deltaproteobacteria bacterium genome harbors these coding sequences:
- a CDS encoding class II aldolase/adducin family protein encodes MANLDQLKSDVISACRILSEQKLVEGFGHVSARIPDSDRFIMTPRISLELVQADELLVMNLEGEIVEGSATPPFEAWLHTAIMKTKPRLNAITRIHARKANIFSVTDRRLEPVHNHGSFFAGGVPVFHTPDLISNEKLGTAAADALGDRPALLLRGNGQVTVGRTIPEAVMMAIYLEEAADVLFGALQIGTPMPLSIDESKQRQVEALPPVDMERAWRFFKNKIAGK; translated from the coding sequence ATGGCCAATCTCGATCAATTAAAATCCGACGTCATCAGCGCTTGTCGCATCCTTTCCGAACAGAAGCTGGTGGAGGGCTTCGGCCACGTCAGCGCGCGCATTCCCGACAGCGATCGCTTCATCATGACGCCAAGAATCAGCTTGGAGCTGGTGCAAGCCGACGAGCTGCTGGTCATGAATCTCGAGGGCGAAATCGTCGAGGGCAGCGCCACCCCGCCCTTCGAGGCCTGGTTGCACACGGCGATCATGAAAACCAAGCCGCGGCTGAATGCCATCACGCGCATCCACGCGCGCAAAGCCAATATATTTTCCGTCACCGACCGCAGACTCGAACCGGTGCACAACCATGGCAGCTTTTTTGCCGGCGGCGTGCCGGTGTTTCACACGCCGGATTTGATTTCCAATGAAAAGTTAGGAACCGCAGCGGCGGATGCGCTCGGCGATCGGCCGGCACTATTGTTGCGCGGCAACGGTCAGGTCACGGTCGGCAGAACCATTCCTGAAGCGGTGATGATGGCGATCTACCTCGAGGAAGCGGCCGATGTCTTGTTCGGCGCGCTGCAGATCGGCACACCGATGCCGCTCAGCATCGATGAATCGAAACAGCGCCAGGTCGAAGCCCTGCCGCCGGTGGACATGGAACGGGCCTGGAGGTTCTTCAAGAACAAAATCGCCGGGAAGTGA
- a CDS encoding TonB-dependent receptor, translating to MTKLGSVFLAATLMAAPASVMAQYTGGDVKDGGSISGTVKFKGTAPAPKKLDVGKDKEVCDKSPKFDQSLVVKDGNLANAVVTITDIKSGKKAELKKVVLDQNGCEYKPHVLAFQAGSPVEILNPDGILHNVHSYSKANSAFNLAQPKFKKSLEVKIDKPEAVGVKCDVHGWMQGWLVATPNPYFAVTDGSGAFKLENVPAGSYTVEVWHEKLGKSTQKVTVKAKEDAKASFELAGK from the coding sequence ATGACTAAATTGGGTTCGGTTTTTCTCGCGGCGACTTTGATGGCGGCGCCGGCGAGTGTAATGGCACAGTATACGGGTGGCGACGTCAAAGACGGCGGCTCCATTTCTGGGACCGTAAAGTTCAAAGGCACCGCGCCCGCGCCAAAGAAGCTGGATGTCGGCAAAGACAAAGAGGTGTGTGACAAATCGCCCAAGTTCGATCAATCGCTGGTTGTCAAAGACGGCAACCTCGCCAACGCTGTGGTCACCATCACTGACATCAAGAGCGGCAAGAAAGCAGAGTTGAAAAAGGTTGTGCTCGACCAGAATGGCTGCGAGTACAAGCCCCATGTGTTGGCCTTCCAGGCGGGGTCGCCGGTTGAGATTTTGAACCCGGACGGCATTCTCCACAACGTGCATTCGTACAGCAAGGCGAACAGCGCTTTTAACCTGGCGCAGCCCAAGTTCAAAAAGAGCTTGGAGGTGAAAATCGACAAGCCCGAGGCGGTGGGAGTGAAATGCGATGTGCACGGCTGGATGCAAGGCTGGCTCGTGGCCACGCCGAACCCCTATTTCGCAGTGACCGATGGCTCTGGTGCTTTCAAGCTGGAGAACGTGCCGGCGGGCAGCTACACCGTCGAGGTTTGGCACGAAAAGCTGGGCAAGAGCACCCAAAAAGTTACAGTGAAGGCCAAGGAAGACGCCAAAGCTAGCTTTGAGTTAGCTGGCAAATAA
- a CDS encoding CHASE2 domain-containing protein, with protein sequence MLAQRRVIDASLRHALAAVPSNDQLLAEALRQGPSVVARAGLDTANKSTAAIQQTAMIVAGEPPNGFLEGYAGQLVNIGEIEAAAQGYGYVNDTRDSDGVIRTTPLLFNIAGTLAPALALELLRVATGQQQLLIRADRNGMRGVQIGSSFVATEHDGRVRIYYSPAYAERRISAAAILRGVVSAGALKNRVVLIGATALGIGEIVATPVVERMAGVEVHAQLIENILAGNRLRRPAQTKLWELMCLLVVSGLLIALVPRLSPSSAIGLFVATSAFVGLGSFCLFYRGQWLVDPSFSIAGSGVVLACLLSAGHVIANRQRRELSAALGIERDQRARRDGELDAARHIQMGMLPDPKQIDGLPPTLDFFALVEPAEEVGGDFYEALMLDEHRLFFMIGDVSGKGVPAALFMALTKTLCKSTGRRENELGRLLTLVNGEMSRENPASLFVTAIVGIVDSRTGWLQWCNAGHNPALLLRRGEAPRELAGADGPPLCVDEHFTYRGQKCEL encoded by the coding sequence TTGTTGGCGCAGCGGCGCGTCATCGATGCGTCGCTGCGCCACGCATTGGCGGCGGTTCCTTCCAATGACCAGCTGTTGGCCGAGGCGCTACGCCAGGGCCCCTCGGTGGTGGCACGCGCAGGCTTGGACACTGCCAATAAATCAACGGCAGCGATCCAACAAACCGCGATGATCGTTGCGGGTGAGCCGCCCAATGGCTTCCTGGAGGGCTATGCCGGTCAGCTCGTCAATATTGGCGAAATCGAAGCGGCGGCTCAGGGCTATGGCTACGTTAATGACACGCGCGACAGCGACGGCGTGATCCGCACGACACCACTGCTCTTCAACATCGCCGGCACCTTGGCGCCGGCCTTGGCCCTTGAACTGCTGCGGGTCGCCACCGGGCAGCAACAATTGTTGATTCGCGCCGACCGTAACGGCATGCGCGGCGTGCAGATTGGCTCATCGTTTGTTGCCACCGAGCACGATGGCCGTGTGCGCATCTATTATTCGCCGGCATACGCGGAGCGGCGGATCTCCGCCGCGGCGATTCTGCGCGGTGTGGTCTCGGCGGGAGCGTTGAAGAACCGGGTTGTCCTCATCGGCGCCACCGCGTTGGGCATCGGCGAGATCGTCGCTACGCCCGTCGTCGAGCGCATGGCCGGCGTCGAAGTTCACGCTCAACTCATCGAAAACATTCTCGCCGGGAACCGCCTGCGGCGGCCGGCGCAAACAAAGCTCTGGGAACTCATGTGTTTGCTCGTGGTGAGCGGACTTTTGATCGCTCTTGTACCGCGGCTTTCACCGAGTAGCGCAATTGGCCTGTTCGTCGCAACTAGCGCCTTCGTCGGCCTCGGCAGCTTCTGCTTGTTTTACCGGGGCCAATGGCTCGTCGATCCGAGCTTTAGCATCGCCGGCAGCGGCGTTGTGCTCGCGTGCTTGTTGAGCGCCGGTCACGTCATCGCAAATCGGCAACGCCGCGAATTGAGCGCTGCGCTGGGCATCGAAAGAGACCAGCGCGCGCGTCGCGATGGCGAACTCGACGCCGCCCGACACATTCAAATGGGCATGTTGCCCGATCCGAAACAGATCGACGGCTTGCCGCCGACGCTGGATTTTTTTGCGCTGGTTGAACCCGCTGAGGAAGTGGGCGGCGATTTTTATGAAGCGCTCATGCTCGACGAGCACCGGCTGTTTTTCATGATCGGCGATGTTTCCGGCAAGGGCGTGCCGGCGGCGCTATTCATGGCTTTGACCAAGACGCTGTGCAAGAGCACAGGACGGCGCGAGAACGAGCTGGGCCGGCTGCTCACTCTCGTTAACGGTGAAATGTCGCGGGAGAACCCCGCCTCATTGTTTGTCACGGCGATCGTCGGCATCGTCGACAGCCGCACGGGGTGGCTCCAGTGGTGCAATGCCGGCCACAACCCGGCGCTGTTGCTGCGCCGCGGCGAAGCACCTCGCGAGTTGGCCGGCGCCGACGGACCGCCACTGTGCGTCGATGAACACTTTACCTACCGCGGCCAGAAGTGCGAATTGTGA
- a CDS encoding ATP-binding protein: MANIGNPMRTVASTLDAVAHCTGFAAAQARAMGFSPARTREVELAVEEVVANICRYGFVDALGEVELGCRRIDNDKLEFEFIDQGQPFDMLAAPDPMLTSDLEKRDLGGLGIRMLRALVDDATYRREDGRNVLRLIVHAPCRLGPDHSKT, translated from the coding sequence ATGGCCAATATTGGCAACCCGATGCGAACCGTTGCGTCAACGCTCGATGCCGTGGCTCACTGTACCGGGTTTGCCGCCGCCCAGGCGAGGGCTATGGGTTTTTCGCCGGCACGCACGCGCGAAGTAGAGCTTGCGGTCGAGGAGGTGGTTGCGAATATTTGCCGCTATGGCTTCGTCGATGCACTAGGCGAGGTCGAGCTCGGCTGCCGGCGCATCGACAACGATAAGTTAGAGTTTGAGTTTATCGATCAAGGCCAACCCTTTGACATGTTAGCGGCGCCCGATCCCATGCTCACGTCAGACCTAGAAAAGCGCGACCTTGGCGGCCTCGGCATCCGTATGCTGCGTGCGTTGGTCGATGATGCTACCTATCGCCGCGAGGATGGCCGAAACGTGTTGCGGCTGATCGTCCACGCGCCCTGCCGCTTGGGCCCAGACCATTCAAAGACTTGA
- a CDS encoding CHASE2 domain-containing protein, which produces MRVRFWGTRGSLPVATEAQTIRDKIKMALRQANGRRLDSEAALDQFIDNELTFPVRGGYGGNSSCVEIIGGARYTLCDMGSGLRRFGQKVLRERGPGQPLHYNFFMSHVHWDHIMGFPFFPPAYIPGNTIRIYGAHDLAVMKDAFHRQHADPCFPVRWDQLRATIEFVHLDCDRWYDIDGLRVKAKLQPHPSDSFGFRFEQNGKSVVYSTDGEHRLESDADTEAMVEFYRDADLVIFDAMYSLSEMIASKRDWGHSSNTIGADLCLRARVKHYCMFHHEPAYEDDTIEAVLGETRRYAEIVGEGYPLQVSTAYDGLELEVRFVAAADFPSTSADHPWVMRLCAGNGRVLASVILALTAVSYFVYGESFWRAPRDFLFDNYQRWKPRAVERFPVAIVDIDDQSLAEFGRWPWPRHRLAQLVEATHKLGPLAVGLDIVMPDPDGQSP; this is translated from the coding sequence ATGCGGGTTCGTTTCTGGGGAACGCGAGGATCGCTGCCGGTGGCCACGGAGGCTCAAACGATCCGGGACAAAATCAAGATGGCCCTGCGCCAGGCCAATGGGCGCCGGCTCGATAGCGAAGCCGCGCTCGATCAGTTCATCGATAACGAGCTTACTTTCCCCGTGCGCGGCGGCTACGGCGGCAATTCATCCTGTGTCGAAATCATTGGCGGCGCGCGCTATACGCTTTGCGACATGGGCTCCGGCCTGCGCCGCTTCGGTCAGAAAGTTCTGCGCGAGCGCGGGCCAGGTCAACCGCTGCACTACAATTTTTTCATGTCCCACGTGCATTGGGACCATATTATGGGATTTCCCTTTTTTCCCCCGGCGTACATTCCAGGCAATACGATTCGCATTTACGGCGCGCACGATCTTGCCGTCATGAAAGATGCCTTTCACCGGCAACATGCCGACCCGTGTTTTCCCGTGCGCTGGGATCAACTGCGAGCGACGATTGAATTCGTCCATCTCGACTGCGACCGCTGGTACGATATCGATGGCCTGCGCGTCAAAGCCAAACTGCAACCCCACCCGAGCGACTCATTTGGCTTCCGCTTCGAGCAGAACGGCAAATCGGTGGTCTACTCCACCGACGGTGAGCATCGTTTGGAATCCGACGCTGATACCGAAGCGATGGTCGAGTTTTATCGCGACGCCGACCTGGTGATCTTCGACGCGATGTACTCGCTCAGCGAGATGATCGCCAGCAAGCGCGACTGGGGCCACTCCAGCAACACCATCGGCGCCGACCTGTGTTTGCGCGCGCGGGTGAAACATTATTGCATGTTCCATCACGAGCCGGCCTACGAGGATGACACCATCGAAGCGGTTCTGGGCGAAACCCGGCGCTACGCCGAGATCGTCGGCGAAGGCTACCCACTCCAAGTCTCGACCGCCTACGACGGCTTAGAGCTCGAAGTTCGATTCGTGGCGGCGGCTGATTTTCCATCCACCAGCGCGGATCATCCTTGGGTGATGCGGCTGTGCGCCGGCAACGGCCGCGTGTTGGCGAGTGTCATCCTTGCCCTCACGGCAGTGAGCTATTTTGTTTACGGCGAAAGCTTCTGGCGCGCGCCGCGCGATTTCTTGTTCGATAACTACCAGCGCTGGAAGCCGCGCGCGGTAGAACGATTTCCGGTCGCCATCGTCGACATCGACGACCAGAGTCTCGCGGAATTCGGCCGCTGGCCTTGGCCGCGCCACCGCCTGGCGCAATTGGTCGAAGCGACCCACAAGCTCGGGCCGTTGGCCGTTGGGCTCGACATCGTCATGCCGGACCCAGACGGCCAATCGCCGTAA
- a CDS encoding SDR family oxidoreductase encodes MAKIAVVTGGAGDIGKAVVARLAKDGYQIVILDMNQETGKQTVADFAKRNLALDFHCANLADEAAVKNVFSAIFNKPGRVDLLVNVAGGSFYRHKFEDFPLDHWRTIIDANLTSTFLCCRAVTPSMKAQKSGVIINTSSDIAYSGGENRSAYAAAKAGILGLTRTLALELAPNVRVNAVAPGRIETPRVRSHYTEEEWNKSNERIPLGHPGAVQDVAETVAYLASDAAKHMTGQTIHVNGGRIMH; translated from the coding sequence ATGGCTAAAATCGCAGTGGTCACCGGCGGCGCGGGCGATATTGGAAAAGCGGTCGTCGCGCGGCTCGCAAAAGACGGCTACCAGATCGTCATTTTGGATATGAATCAAGAAACCGGCAAACAAACCGTCGCCGACTTCGCCAAGCGCAATCTTGCGCTGGATTTTCATTGCGCCAATCTTGCCGACGAAGCGGCGGTGAAGAATGTGTTCTCGGCTATTTTCAACAAGCCGGGCCGCGTCGATCTCTTGGTCAACGTCGCCGGCGGCAGCTTTTACCGCCACAAGTTCGAAGACTTTCCCCTCGACCACTGGCGCACCATCATCGATGCGAATCTGACCTCGACGTTTTTGTGCTGCCGCGCGGTGACGCCGTCCATGAAAGCGCAAAAATCCGGCGTCATCATCAACACGTCGTCGGACATCGCCTACAGCGGCGGCGAGAATCGTTCGGCCTACGCCGCGGCAAAGGCCGGCATCTTGGGTTTGACGCGAACTCTCGCCTTAGAGCTGGCGCCCAACGTCCGCGTCAACGCCGTCGCCCCGGGGCGCATCGAGACGCCGCGCGTGCGCAGCCACTACACTGAGGAAGAATGGAATAAATCCAACGAGCGGATTCCGCTCGGCCACCCGGGCGCGGTGCAAGACGTCGCCGAAACCGTCGCCTACTTAGCCAGCGACGCGGCGAAACACATGACGGGGCAAACCATTCACGTCAACGGCGGGCGGATTATGCACTAA
- a CDS encoding STAS domain-containing protein, protein MESRVQQIANVVIVSIEGRIDHGTAPAFGSALLPHVESCAGEDKKLVVDLAKVNYMSSAGLRVLMIAAKGCRKQNSKIVLAALQPTVHEVFRIGRFDMVLETFPTVRDALNAISPAAAALYVER, encoded by the coding sequence ATGGAAAGCCGAGTCCAACAGATCGCCAACGTTGTGATTGTCTCCATCGAAGGACGCATCGATCACGGCACCGCGCCCGCCTTCGGCAGCGCGCTGCTCCCCCATGTCGAGAGTTGCGCGGGCGAGGACAAGAAGCTCGTCGTCGATTTAGCGAAAGTGAACTACATGAGCAGCGCCGGCCTGCGGGTGCTGATGATCGCTGCCAAAGGCTGCCGCAAGCAGAACAGCAAGATCGTGCTCGCTGCCTTGCAGCCCACGGTGCACGAAGTCTTTCGCATCGGCCGCTTCGATATGGTGCTCGAAACTTTTCCCACGGTGCGCGATGCTTTGAATGCGATTTCGCCCGCCGCGGCGGCACTCTACGTCGAACGCTGA